In Deltaproteobacteria bacterium, the genomic stretch GCTGTGACCTCTTAGCTCCTGCCACACCTCGCAGTAAGGTTTGGAGAGGTGTCTTTTTATAAAGGCCTCGTCCTTTGTGGCATAGTCGAGGGCCGTCCTTACGCCCAGCTTGTTAAGAAGGGCCGCCGTATTGGAGCCGATCCCCCAGACAGCTCTCACGGGAAGTTTGGAGAGATAGCGGTGAATATCCCTGCCGGGAATCACCGTAAGCCCATTGGGCTTTTCCCATTTGGAAGCCACCTTGGCAAGCACCTTCGATATGCTCACCCCCACGGAAACGGTAATATCAAGCTCCTTCGCTACGGTCTCCTGTATCTGGCGGGCAATCTCCCCGTAGGAAGTGTGGAAGGTCCTCCTGAGCCCCGTAATATCGACAAAGGCCTCGTCAATGGAGTATTCCTCCACGTCCGGTGAAAAGCGCCTGATAATATCGAATATCCTCACTGAAAAGAGGCTGTAAGTTTCGTAATCGGAAGGGAGGCATACAAGATCAGGACAGATTTTCTTCGCCTCAAAAAGCCCGATGGCCCTTTTAATCCCCCTCGCCTTCGCCTCATAGCTCGCCGCCGCCACAATCCCCCGCTCCCTCCCTGTCGCAACGGGCTTCCCCTTGAGCGATGGATTAACAGCCTGCTCGCAGGAGGCAAAAAAGGCATCGGCGTCGATGTGGAGGATGGCTCTGGGCCATGAGAATATACTGAGTGGGTGGTTGGGCATGATGGAATCCAATATTTTTCTCGCGCAAAAGAGTTTATGCCCTGTGGGTACCAAGGGGACAAAGTTTGAAATAAGGGTTTAAAATCCCCCTTTTATAAAGGAGGAGTTTAAAGTCCCTCCCTTTTGCAAAGGGAGGTTAGGAGAGATTTAGAGGTAGAATAAAACCAGTAAAATGTATGAAGCTCTTTATTCCACCCTACTCACCTCAAGCCCCTTCTCCCCTTGCTCTTTCGCCAGGTGATAGACACGAAAAGTAAAGATAGTATACATAACTCCCAGCACTGAATAGAGTATGTTAAGCATGTTACCTGGAATAGCCAGCTCTCTAAAAAAAGCCCCTAATAAATAATATGAACTATCAATAATGATAGCGAGAAACAAATAGCCGCCAAGTATCGTCCACATATATTTTTTAGTACCAGCCATACTATCCCTCATTGCATCTAATGGAGACTTATTATTCAAAAGCAGTTCAAAGGGTGCAAATGAGTAACGTGCAACAAGTATGATCCCAGGGATAATAAGGAGCAGGAATCCCGCCATAGTGACAAGTCCAACGAGAACACTCAATAAGACAAATGGCATCCAGAATTTAGCACCCAATCTCCAAGCCGTTTGGACATCTATTATTTTACCGTCAACAGCTGATGCTATGTAAAATATGGTACCACCTGTATAAACAGGATAGACCAGAAAGCCCCAAAGCGTCGGCGCCAGTTGCACCGATAAATCTGAATTTTCATTAACAAAGTAGTACCGGTAAAAAGCATCCAATATTTCTACAGGGATGAAAAGCGGTAAAATAATCATTCCTATAGCCATATAGTGATTTCGGAAAAAATTCCAGCTATCAAGTAATAAGTTTTGCATTAATGCTCCTTCCTCCTCAGCTGCACATCATCAACATCAAATTCATAAACTAACTTGCCTTCACCAAAATCATGGTCAACAATTATTTCTACAATCTTTGGACCAGTCCACGAAAGCCTGATTAAGGGATCATGGTAACCTGCACCGGGAACTAATTCATTTGTAAGTATAAAACTGCTTTTTTTCTGACCTTCTATGGAAAGATAATAATTATTAGAATCTTTATCGTATAAGATTCTTGCTGTGAACTTCTTATCAGGACTGGAAACTTCTCTTATTACCTGCTCAGGAAATTTGAAGTTAGTACTTTCATAAAATATTCCACTCATATTTAATACATCTCCAAAGAAGCCAATAGAAATACCAATAACCACTGCAATAACGTGTGTCACTATTTTTAAAACGGGCTTTTTCATTTAAACTCTATATGTTAAAAAAATAATTACCCCTTACACAAATTAGCAAAATCCTCTAATGGTTCCGGCATGCTGTCAGAAAAACCACCCGGCCAACCTGGCCCCTTAAGTTTAGTATCTGTATAAATGTGCCGGCCTTTTTCATCAAAATATATCCTTTTTTCCAATTCCGTTCCGTTTGCAGCCCGCCTTTGAAGAAAAGAAAAGCGTGGTACTCCATGCTCATCATAGTAATACCAGGCTTCTCCGGCAGAATCACCAGAGCCTCCTTCAAGAACGTATTTTCGAACTTTACTATTTTTATCCCTGTATATGGTTCCCAATATTACAAATGAACCGCCATAGAGTTCACAATTTTGGGACTCCGCTTTGTAGGATTTTGATTTAATAGCTGATTCAATTTCATTATACAAGTTGCGTACTTTTATAATTTCCGGGTGATTTATCCAGTTTTCCTTGTTTATTTCTGCCGCTTCCGGCATTCCTGCAAAAAAGACTAAAATAATTAAAGCTTTTAAAATTATCTTCATATTCCCTTTCCTATCTTTTAGTTATCTGGCTGTAATTGCCCTATCACTCCAACCTACTAATCAAGTGGCTGTACGCATAGCCTCTGATATCTGACAACCCTTCAAAATCCTCTTTGTCATGAAGCCGGTAAACATCCGTTTGGTACTCTGCTAAGGTTTTGTTTAACATAATAATGTCGGTATTACTGTGTCGATAGCTCATACAACTTCCGAACGGTTTTCCAATTTCGGGTCGTTGCCTCTACACTTAACTTTGATTCTAAAAAGCTATTGGATAACTTGCTTCGCCCGTAGCCGTTGGGACAATACAAAAAAACGACACTGCCATTAACAATCAATCTCTCCGGCAACTTTGCGTATTTCATGAGTTCAATAATTTTAGACTCCTCCGGGACTGACGATAAAAAGGAGATCAAAATCTTGCTGCCATTTTCCTCCAGGCTCGCTTCCTCGAATGGGCAGCGATTTATGATTTCCTCATATTCCTCTACCCGCCCTATATGAACAGGAACATGAAAACCATATTCTACTTCTATTGCACTTTCAATTGCTGACTTTATTCCCCCTGTTTTCTTTTCACTGCTGTCAAATATGACATTCCCGCTTTGGATGTAGGTAATAACCTTTTCATAGCCCAAGCCGTCATAAAGGGCCCGAAGGTCGGCCATTTTTATTTTCTTTTGACCACTTACGTTTATACTTCTTAAAAGAGAGATGTATTTCATGCAATTAACCTATCATGGCTGCCAGAAAAACATCTTATATGAATCAGGTTTGTGAGCCATAAAAGCCCCCTCTTCACATTCATAATAGACATATGCATAGGTTTGCACCTGACTTTCCGGGAGATCAGGCGGCCACCAGGAACGATTTATTGCCGGACCACGTACCTCAAGTGGCCTGATTTGATGACATGAGGTGGGTACTTTCCATTTTTCTTCCTTATCAAACTTCCACATGAGGATACTCTTGTTTGTATCGAGATCATGAGTTTCCTTTATTTTATAAGACGTAGCAGGCAACCAGGCAGGAATCCATCCACGTTGAATTGCACCGGCTTCTTTTGCTTCAGACAAGTCTTTATAAACCTCATCAACAACATCAGAGCAGGCTATCAGCCCAAGCAGCAATATAAACAATATTCCATATTTTATCATTTACACAAAAGTCTGACACTTCCAACGACTAATCAAGTTGCTGTGCGCATAGCCTCTGACATAGGGACTCCAACAGGATATGACTGAGGCAATAAATTACCCTGCTCATCAAACTCGCCAATAACCTCCCCTTCTGATATACCGATTTTAATATCGAAAAACCTTTCATCATTCGTCTTGAGATTTTTCATTTCTTTTATTATTTCATCTGCTACAAGTTTGCCCTCTTCATCAGGTTTTAAATAAACATAAAAAGGTGAAGAACTCGAATAATTCCACTGGCAATCTTTAAATGAATTTAATAGATCCCTGATAATGGGATAAGTCTCTTCATTAAATCCCCAACTATCACCGATATATATATATAATCCGTAATCTTGTTGAATATTTTTTCATTTGTCTTTCTACTTTTTTATTTGGTGGGCTGAGCCCACCCTACACTACTGAGGTATTAACCTTTTTTACAAACTCATCGATGAGGGTATTTGTTTTTTTCATCTATTGAGCCCAGTATTTAAAGAGATTGTTGGAGTTTATTCCTCTCACACCAAACTAGTGCTATTGACGGTGTATATCATCATGACATACGGTACAAACAGTGATGAGGTTACTTTCAGTGTTTTCACCTCCATCGGCATGAGGTTTAACATGGTGTAATTCAAGATGTCGTGGGTCGGACCTATTCCACTCTTCATGTGACCAGTTACACTTTGTACATTTATAATTATCTCTTCGAAGTACTGCCCTTTTGATAGGGTCAGGAATATGACGATCATGTTCAGGGCTTTGTCGATCCGCTTCGAGAAGGTAGACACCTACCTCCAGATCAGGACGTCCTGTATTTTTTGTAACAACAGGCCAACCGAATTCCGTTCGAAGCTCCCGTACCCTTCTTGCCCATTCAGATCGATCTTTCGCCAAGTACCTTAACTCTTCACCCGTGATATTTTTCCCTACATTTTTTCGGAAGAATTTTAATATTTTATCTCGTACGGAAATATTTTCCCTCCTAATTTCATTTGCTAAATTCCAACGGTGAGCTGCATCTCTATCTTGCTCTTTAGAAAGTAAAATATAATCAGAAGGTCCCATAGATTTTACATCTATACCATCAATAGGGAACTCTCCTTCAGCCAACATCTGATTTGCCGTCAAGCCACTTACAATAGACCAACCAAATTGTATTTTTAATTCACGAACTCTTCTTGCATATTCTTGAATACCTGATACGACAAGCAACTCATCTCCACTAATAATGGTACATGGATATTTTTTGAAATAATGCAAAATTCTATCCCTTGCATTTCGTGCAATATCCTTGGGTATTAAAGATTTTCCCAGATCACGTAAATGATGAAAGCAAGGAACAAGGCTAAGTACTTTTCCCCTCAAATCATCTGATTTGAGTTCATTCTCAAAATTTACTAATAGCTTTTGGAGGCTTTTTAATACTTTTTCAGACTTCATCTTAAACCTTCTTAGTTTATTTCTCTTTCAGGAAAGAATGAAGCTTTTCACTGAGAGCTTCTCCTTTTCTTACTTCACATGTCCATACAACTAATACGCTCCACCCCAGACTGTTTAATTCTTCTATATTTGCTTTATCTCTTGCTATATTTTTGTCCAACTT encodes the following:
- a CDS encoding DNA polymerase IV, producing the protein MDSIMPNHPLSIFSWPRAILHIDADAFFASCEQAVNPSLKGKPVATGRERGIVAAASYEAKARGIKRAIGLFEAKKICPDLVCLPSDYETYSLFSVRIFDIIRRFSPDVEEYSIDEAFVDITGLRRTFHTSYGEIARQIQETVAKELDITVSVGVSISKVLAKVASKWEKPNGLTVIPGRDIHRYLSKLPVRAVWGIGSNTAALLNKLGVRTALDYATKDEAFIKRHLSKPYCEVWQELRGHSVYPVVTESKSSYQSVGKSKTFTPPSDDPPFVFAQLSKNLEKACIKARRHNLIASKLTLFLKGQDFTHDGMEIKLSRGTAYPADMLGPLKEGFDRTFRPGRLYRSTGVILGGLKAAGTLQFSLFEDSVRIDKMCRIYDVVDALSKRFGKHTLMHGSSMAAKVQARHEGERGDVPSRKSVQFKGENKRQRLGMPFLDVKV
- a CDS encoding DUF1697 domain-containing protein translates to MKYISLLRSINVSGQKKIKMADLRALYDGLGYEKVITYIQSGNVIFDSSEKKTGGIKSAIESAIEVEYGFHVPVHIGRVEEYEEIINRCPFEEASLEENGSKILISFLSSVPEESKIIELMKYAKLPERLIVNGSVVFLYCPNGYGRSKLSNSFLESKLSVEATTRNWKTVRKLYELSTQ
- a CDS encoding YciC family protein, which encodes MQNLLLDSWNFFRNHYMAIGMIILPLFIPVEILDAFYRYYFVNENSDLSVQLAPTLWGFLVYPVYTGGTIFYIASAVDGKIIDVQTAWRLGAKFWMPFVLLSVLVGLVTMAGFLLLIIPGIILVARYSFAPFELLLNNKSPLDAMRDSMAGTKKYMWTILGGYLFLAIIIDSSYYLLGAFFRELAIPGNMLNILYSVLGVMYTIFTFRVYHLAKEQGEKGLEVSRVE
- a CDS encoding HNH endonuclease — protein: MKSEKVLKSLQKLLVNFENELKSDDLRGKVLSLVPCFHHLRDLGKSLIPKDIARNARDRILHYFKKYPCTIISGDELLVVSGIQEYARRVRELKIQFGWSIVSGLTANQMLAEGEFPIDGIDVKSMGPSDYILLSKEQDRDAAHRWNLANEIRRENISVRDKILKFFRKNVGKNITGEELRYLAKDRSEWARRVRELRTEFGWPVVTKNTGRPDLEVGVYLLEADRQSPEHDRHIPDPIKRAVLRRDNYKCTKCNWSHEEWNRSDPRHLELHHVKPHADGGENTESNLITVCTVCHDDIHRQ